A genome region from Mycobacterium florentinum includes the following:
- a CDS encoding ferritin family protein: MAIDMEAMLAKIKDRQWALADIDWDAPGADTIRPEFRPKLKAFMADLCWIENIGARGFAALAKKAPNPTIAEIYRYFHAEEQRHANAELALMKRWGMLEEGEIPKPNVNIRLAIEWLDNFADDMPLSVLGTVIPMLEVALDGALLKFLLESVQDPVCHQVFEKINNDESRHITVDFEVLEMIGNAKARRLAIEFVGRFASPGLILGMVMYVPLLNRVRNEMAGMGMEPERLFNAVNRFKQLGDRGERTRRVPTYKLLKRHGMWVVNPRHPYQLLANSMVWLSDFYPKPLLRPMPSWSRELTHDPAA, from the coding sequence GTGGCCATCGACATGGAAGCCATGCTCGCCAAGATCAAGGATCGACAGTGGGCGCTCGCCGATATCGACTGGGACGCACCGGGTGCCGACACCATCCGGCCCGAGTTCCGGCCGAAGCTCAAGGCCTTCATGGCCGACCTGTGCTGGATCGAGAACATCGGCGCAAGGGGATTCGCGGCGCTGGCCAAAAAGGCGCCGAACCCGACCATCGCCGAGATCTACCGGTATTTCCACGCCGAGGAACAACGGCACGCCAACGCGGAATTGGCGTTGATGAAGCGCTGGGGCATGCTCGAGGAGGGCGAGATCCCCAAGCCCAACGTCAACATCCGGTTGGCCATCGAGTGGCTGGACAACTTCGCCGACGACATGCCGCTGTCGGTGCTGGGGACCGTGATCCCGATGCTGGAGGTGGCACTCGACGGCGCACTGCTGAAGTTCCTGCTGGAATCGGTGCAGGACCCGGTCTGCCATCAGGTCTTCGAGAAGATCAACAATGACGAATCACGGCACATCACTGTCGATTTCGAGGTGCTGGAGATGATCGGCAACGCCAAAGCCCGTCGGCTGGCCATCGAATTCGTCGGCCGCTTCGCATCCCCTGGCCTGATCCTCGGCATGGTCATGTACGTACCGCTGCTCAATCGGGTCCGCAACGAGATGGCCGGCATGGGCATGGAGCCGGAGCGGCTGTTCAACGCGGTCAACCGTTTCAAGCAGCTCGGCGACCGGGGCGAGCGCACCCGGCGGGTGCCCACCTACAAGTTGCTCAAGCGGCACGGCATGTGGGTGGTCAACCCGCGACACCCCTATCAACTGCTGGCCAACTCCATGGTGTGGCTGTCGGATTTCTATCCCAAGCCACTGCTGAGGCCGATGCCCAGTTGGTCCAGGGAACTCACGCACGACCCGGCGGCGTGA
- a CDS encoding SDR family NAD(P)-dependent oxidoreductase: MLGPLDKLLGTSKTTSDNALAVVTGAGSGIGAAFAVELGRRGGTVVCSDIDEAAAQETADAITELGAKAMAARCDVSRIDDVSTLAETAQSFFAAAPTLVINNAGVGAGGAAIGDVPLDDWTWTLGVNLWGPIHGCHVFTPILREAGPAHAPRGIINVASAAAFAAAPGMGAYNVSKAGVLSLSETLAAELSGTGIRVTVLCPTFVKTNIVESGRITEESSDLANKLMRWTGFSAQKVARICLDAHDRGELYCMPQFDAKIGWNIKRIAPQAYTRVAGLASRANMH; encoded by the coding sequence ATGCTCGGACCGCTGGACAAACTGCTCGGCACGTCGAAGACCACCAGCGACAACGCGTTGGCCGTGGTGACCGGGGCCGGCAGCGGCATCGGCGCCGCGTTCGCCGTCGAGCTCGGCCGCCGTGGCGGCACGGTGGTCTGCAGTGACATCGACGAAGCCGCCGCGCAAGAGACCGCCGACGCGATCACCGAGCTGGGTGCGAAGGCGATGGCGGCGCGCTGCGACGTCTCGCGGATCGACGACGTCAGCACGCTGGCAGAAACGGCACAGTCCTTCTTCGCGGCCGCACCCACCCTGGTGATCAACAACGCCGGGGTCGGTGCCGGCGGCGCGGCCATCGGCGATGTGCCCCTGGATGATTGGACATGGACGCTGGGCGTCAACCTGTGGGGGCCGATTCACGGCTGCCACGTGTTCACCCCGATCCTGCGCGAGGCCGGCCCGGCGCACGCCCCGCGCGGCATTATCAACGTCGCCTCGGCGGCCGCGTTCGCCGCGGCCCCCGGTATGGGCGCCTACAACGTCAGCAAGGCCGGGGTGCTTTCGCTGTCCGAAACGCTGGCCGCCGAACTGTCCGGCACCGGCATCCGCGTCACCGTGCTGTGTCCGACGTTCGTCAAGACCAACATCGTCGAATCGGGCCGCATCACCGAAGAATCCAGTGACCTCGCCAACAAGCTGATGCGCTGGACCGGGTTCTCGGCGCAGAAGGTGGCGCGGATCTGTCTGGATGCCCACGATCGTGGCGAGCTCTACTGCATGCCGCAGTTCGACGCCAAGATCGGCTGGAACATCAAACGTATTGCACCACAGGCCTATACCCGCGTGGCCGGCCTGGCATCCCGCGCGAACATGCACTGA